In Serratia sp. FDAARGOS_506, a genomic segment contains:
- the aspA gene encoding aspartate ammonia-lyase, with product MSNNIRIEEDLLGTREVPADAYYGVHTLRAIENFYISNSKISDVPEFVRGMVMVKKAAAMANKELKTIPRKIADVIIQACDEVLDKGKCMDQFPVDVFQGGAGTSLNMNTNEVLANIGLELMGHQKGEYQYLNPNDHLNKCQSTNDAYPTGFRIAVYASNQKLIDAINQLREGFDRKAKEFETILKMGRTQLQDAVPMTLGQEFHAFSVLLNEETRNLHRTAELLLEVNLGATAIGTALNTPEGYQPLAVQKLAEVSGLPVVPAEDLIEATSDCGAYVMVHSALKRLAVKLSKICNDLRLLSSGPRAGLNEINLPELQAGSSIMPAKVNPVVPEVVNQVCFKVIGNDTCVTMAAEAGQLQLNVMEPVIGQAMFESIHILTNACYNLLEKCINGITANKEVCEHYVFNSIGIVTYLNPFIGHHNGDIVGKICAETGKSVREVVLERGLLTEAELDDIFSVENLMHPAYKAKRYTDENEQ from the coding sequence ATGTCAAACAACATTCGTATCGAAGAAGACCTGTTAGGAACACGTGAAGTCCCCGCAGACGCTTACTACGGAGTTCACACTCTGCGTGCGATTGAAAACTTCTACATCAGCAACAGCAAAATCAGCGATGTCCCCGAGTTCGTTCGCGGCATGGTGATGGTGAAAAAGGCCGCGGCGATGGCCAACAAAGAACTCAAAACCATCCCGCGCAAAATCGCCGACGTGATCATCCAGGCCTGCGACGAGGTGCTGGATAAAGGCAAATGCATGGATCAGTTCCCGGTGGACGTGTTCCAGGGCGGCGCAGGCACCTCGCTGAACATGAACACCAACGAAGTGCTGGCGAACATCGGCCTGGAGCTGATGGGCCACCAAAAAGGCGAATACCAGTACCTGAACCCGAACGATCACCTCAATAAGTGCCAGTCCACCAACGACGCCTACCCGACCGGGTTCCGCATCGCGGTGTACGCCTCCAACCAGAAACTGATCGACGCCATCAACCAGCTGCGCGAAGGCTTCGACCGCAAGGCGAAAGAGTTCGAAACCATCCTGAAAATGGGCCGCACCCAGCTGCAGGACGCAGTGCCGATGACCCTCGGCCAGGAATTCCACGCCTTCAGCGTGCTGCTGAACGAAGAGACCCGCAACCTGCACCGCACCGCAGAGCTGCTGCTGGAAGTGAACCTGGGCGCCACCGCCATCGGCACCGCGCTCAACACCCCGGAAGGCTACCAGCCGCTGGCGGTACAAAAACTGGCGGAAGTCAGCGGCCTGCCGGTGGTGCCGGCGGAAGACCTGATCGAGGCCACCTCCGACTGCGGCGCCTACGTGATGGTGCACAGCGCGCTCAAACGCCTGGCGGTGAAACTGTCCAAAATCTGCAACGACCTGCGCCTGCTCTCCTCCGGCCCGCGCGCCGGCCTGAACGAAATCAACCTGCCTGAGCTGCAGGCGGGATCGTCCATCATGCCGGCCAAAGTGAACCCGGTAGTGCCGGAAGTGGTCAATCAGGTGTGTTTCAAGGTGATTGGCAACGACACTTGCGTTACCATGGCGGCCGAAGCGGGCCAGCTGCAGCTGAACGTGATGGAGCCGGTGATCGGCCAGGCGATGTTCGAGTCGATCCACATCCTGACCAATGCCTGCTACAACCTGCTGGAAAAATGCATTAACGGCATCACCGCGAATAAAGAAGTCTGCGAACACTACGTCTTCAACTCGATCGGTATCGTCACCTATCTGAACCCGTTCATCGGCCACCATAACGGTGACATCGTCGGGAAGATCTGTGCCGAAACCGGCAAGAGCGTGCGCGAAGTGGTGCTCGAACGCGGCCTGCTGACCGAAGCCGAGCTGGATGACATCTTCTCCGTGGAGAACCTGATGCACCCGGCCTATAAAGCCAAACGCTATACGGATGAAAATGAACAATAA
- a CDS encoding anaerobic C4-dicarboxylate transporter: MLAVELVIVLLAIFLGARLGGIGIGFAGGLGVLVLALIGVKPGSIPFDVISIIMAVIAAISAMQVAGGMDYLVQQTEKLLRKNPKHITILAPIVTYFLTIFAGTGNISLSALPVIAEVAKEQGIKPCRPLSTAVVSAQIAITASPISAAVVYMSSVMEGHGVSYLHLLMVVIPSTFCAVLVMSLLVTWLFDSKLSNDPVYLKRLEEGLITLRGNNALEIKPRAKASVLLFLLGVLCVVAYAIINSPGLGLVAKPLMNTTNAILIIMLSVATLTTLLCRVDTDMVLNSSTFKAGMSACICILGVAWLGDTFVQANIDWIKETAGSVIQAHPWLLAVIFFFCSALLYSQAATAKALMPMALALNVSPLTAVASFAAVSGLFILPTYPTLVAAVQMDDTGTTRIGRFVFNHPFFIPGTMGVIFAVVFGFLLGSIML, translated from the coding sequence ATGCTAGCCGTAGAATTGGTTATCGTTCTGCTGGCCATCTTTTTAGGGGCCAGGTTGGGCGGTATCGGTATCGGGTTCGCGGGGGGATTGGGCGTTCTGGTCCTGGCGCTGATCGGCGTCAAACCGGGCAGCATTCCCTTCGACGTGATTTCCATCATCATGGCGGTGATTGCGGCGATCTCCGCCATGCAGGTCGCCGGGGGGATGGATTACCTGGTGCAACAGACCGAAAAGCTGCTGCGCAAGAACCCCAAGCACATCACCATTCTCGCCCCTATCGTCACCTACTTCCTGACCATCTTCGCCGGCACCGGCAACATCTCGCTCTCGGCGCTGCCGGTGATCGCCGAAGTGGCGAAAGAACAGGGCATCAAGCCTTGCCGGCCGCTGTCGACCGCCGTGGTGTCCGCGCAGATCGCCATTACCGCCTCGCCGATCTCCGCCGCGGTGGTGTACATGTCTTCGGTGATGGAAGGCCACGGCGTCAGCTACCTGCACCTGCTGATGGTGGTGATCCCGTCCACCTTCTGCGCCGTGCTGGTGATGTCGCTACTGGTGACCTGGCTGTTCGACTCCAAGCTGTCTAACGACCCGGTGTACCTGAAACGCCTGGAAGAAGGCCTGATCACTCTGCGCGGCAACAACGCTCTGGAGATCAAACCGCGCGCCAAAGCCTCGGTGCTGCTGTTCCTGCTGGGCGTGCTGTGCGTAGTGGCTTACGCCATCATCAATAGCCCGGGCCTGGGCCTGGTGGCCAAGCCGCTGATGAACACCACTAACGCCATCCTGATCATCATGCTGAGCGTCGCCACGCTGACCACCCTGCTGTGCCGCGTCGACACCGACATGGTGCTGAACTCCAGCACCTTCAAGGCCGGCATGAGCGCCTGTATTTGTATCCTCGGCGTCGCCTGGCTGGGCGATACCTTCGTGCAGGCTAACATCGACTGGATCAAAGAGACGGCCGGCAGCGTCATTCAGGCGCACCCGTGGCTGCTGGCGGTGATCTTCTTCTTCTGTTCGGCGCTGCTGTACTCGCAGGCCGCTACCGCCAAGGCGCTGATGCCGATGGCGCTGGCGCTGAACGTATCGCCGCTGACCGCCGTCGCCTCCTTCGCCGCCGTCTCCGGCCTGTTCATCCTGCCGACCTACCCGACGCTGGTCGCCGCGGTGCAGATGGACGATACCGGCACCACGCGCATCGGCCGCTTCGTGTTCAACCATCCGTTCTTCATTCCCGGTACCATGGGCGTGATCTTCGCCGTGGTATTCGGCTTCCTGCTCGGCAGCATCATGCTGTAA
- the cutA gene encoding divalent cation tolerance protein CutA, which translates to MSDCEAVVILCTAPDEASAQELAARVLGDKLAACATLLPGATSLYYWEGKLEQEYEVQMLFKSDRRRQQALLDTLKQHHPYQTPELLVLPVMAGDKDYLLWINASLN; encoded by the coding sequence ATGTCTGATTGCGAAGCTGTCGTCATACTTTGTACCGCACCCGATGAAGCCAGCGCCCAGGAACTGGCGGCGCGCGTTTTGGGCGATAAGCTGGCGGCCTGCGCCACGCTGCTGCCCGGCGCTACCTCGCTGTATTACTGGGAAGGGAAACTGGAACAGGAATACGAAGTGCAGATGCTGTTCAAAAGCGATCGCCGCCGTCAGCAGGCCTTGCTCGACACCCTGAAACAACATCACCCTTACCAGACGCCCGAGCTGCTGGTGCTGCCGGTGATGGCCGGAGATAAAGATTACCTGTTATGGATCAACGCTTCATTAAACTGA